The Primulina eburnea isolate SZY01 chromosome 13, ASM2296580v1, whole genome shotgun sequence genome includes a region encoding these proteins:
- the LOC140809295 gene encoding LOW QUALITY PROTEIN: uncharacterized protein (The sequence of the model RefSeq protein was modified relative to this genomic sequence to represent the inferred CDS: deleted 2 bases in 1 codon), producing the protein MAAASSVTRLPSAAASHHRHPCLITKLPFPSHIPISPRPTSRLHVSSKPITTSASATSKKDEETIFFDGGAHYGDLLANIILGFTLLWLPLSLAAVFRAFFLRYRFTNLRVTVISGLTGQDRSDFSYDVIQDVQVVPRFIGEWGDVIITLRDGTKVDLRSVPKFREIAKYCLSMADKPVVKQDSASKGF; encoded by the exons ATGGCCGCCGCGTCCTCAGTCACTCGTTTACCCTCCGCTGCCGCTTCCCACCACAGGCACCCATGCTTAATAACCAAACTGCCTTTCCCCAGCCACATTCCCATATCCCCCCGCCCGACCAGCAGGCTCCACGTGTCCTCCAAGCCCATCACTACCTCCGCCTCCGCCACCTCCAAGAAAGACGAAGAAACCATCTTTTTCGACGGCGGAGCTCACTATGGAGACCTCTTAGCAAATATTATCCTGGGATTCACTCTTCTTTGGCTACCGTTATCGTTGGCCGCTGTATTTAGGGCATTTTTCTTGAGATACAGGTTTACTAACTTGAGGGTTACTGTCATATCTGGGCTGACAGGGCAGGACAGAAGTGACTTCTCCTACGATGTAATCCAAGATGTTCAGGTTGTACCAAGATTTATTGGTGAGTGGGGTGACGTTATCATCACCTTGAGAGATGGAACCAAGGTGGATTTGAGGAGTGTTCCTAAATTTAGGGAAATTGCAAAATATTGTCTGTCTATGGCTGATAAGCCTGTGGTT AAGCAGGATAGTGCATCTAAAGGATTTTGA